The DNA sequence CGTTCGCGGATGCCGTGGGCGAGGTGCGTCCGCTCACCGGAGTCGACGAGGCGCTCGCCGCGGCATCAGGTCCCGGGGCGCCGCTGCGCATCGGCCTCGTCCCCGGGCGCTGACACGGCTCACTCAACGGCGACCCCGCGGCGTGGTCCGGCGGCGCGAAGACCCTCGGCGTGGAAGGCGAGCAGACGCACGGCGGTCTCGACCGTCTCGTCGAGGATTTCCTCCGGCTCGCCGGTGAGCGCCAGCATCCGGTGTCCGATGCCGTCCGGCGTCGCCCAGCCGAGATAGACGGTGCCGGCCGGGTGTCCGCCGTCGGGCCCCGGTCCGCCGACGCCCGTCGTCGAGATGCTGAGATCGGCGTCGAACAGCTGTCTCGCGCCGTCGGCGAGCTGCTCCGCGCAGGTCGCCGAGACGGGATCGGTGCCGGGAGTCAGGCCCAGCACCCGCTCCTTGACGTCGGTGAGGTACGCGACGACTCCGCCCGCGAACCAGTCTCCGGCCCCTTCCGCAGCGCCGACCGTGCTGGCCAGGCGCCCGGAGGTGAGGGATTCGACCACCGCGACGCGGAGTCCTCGTTCGGCGGCGAGCTCGCCCAGTCGCTGCAGCGCCTCGTCGACCGCGCTCACCGCGCGAAGCCCTCGGTGCGGCGGGCCCCGGTGACACGGGCCTCGGGTGTCGTGAAGTCTCGCACAGTGGTCATGGTCCTGCTCCTCCTCGGTCGATCGCGCCCCGGGCGCTGATGCTCTCGAGGCGTGATCCCGACGTTAGAGGCGCCGTCCGGGCGGGCGAGTGGGGATTGACAACGACCGGGGCGTTCGTCAAGGCCCTCCCGGAGGTCCGTCCCGCAGCCGATCGTGACGACAGGATGAACGGAGGCGACCATGAGTTCTGACGATGCGGATGCCCGGACCCGGCAGTCGGCCGGTATGCGAGCGATGTTCTGGACCTGGGCAGGGCTGATCGCAGGGGGATTGACGGTGATGATCGTCACCCCGCTGGGAGGACGATGACCATGCGCAGAGCGATCCGCGACAACGGACTGAGCCTGTTCTTCCTGGCCCTCTTCCTGCTCGCCCTGCTCGGGCAGTCGGTCGCCGGCTATCTGCGCAATGACGGGGAACTGACCGACCACGGGATGCCCCGCATCGGGTTCGTCGAGTTCGTCACCTCATCGGACTTCCTCGTCGACGTCGCCGAGAACTGGCAGTCCGAGTTCCTGCAGTTCTTCCTCTTCATCGCCGCGACGATCTGGCTGGTCCAGCGCGGTTCGCCGGAGTCGAAGCGTCCGGGCGACGAGGGGCCGGGAAGCGATGCCGACCAGCTCGTCGGCGATCACGCCCGTCCCGACTCGCCGAGGTGGGCCAGCCTGGGCGGTCTCCGCACCGTGCTCTACGGCAACTCTCTGCTCATCGTCATGGGAGCCGTCTTCGTGCTCTCATGGTTCGCGCAGTCGCTCGCGGGGACCGTCGTGATGAACTCCGAGAACGCCATGCACGGCGCGCCCTCGGTCACCTGGCTCGACTACGTCGTCTCATCGGACTTCTGGGACCGCACGCTGCAGAACTGGCAGTCGGAGTTCCTCGCGGTCGGCACCATGGTCGCCTTCTCGATCTACCTCCGCCAGCGCGGTTCGGCCGAATCGAAGCCGGTCGGCGAGCCGGATCAGGCCTCCTCCACGGAGTCGGAGTGAGCGGGCGCCCGTCGGTGTGCCCGCTCAGACCTGGTCGGCGGAGTCCTCGTGCGTCGGGGCCTCGGACTCGATGGTCGCCTCGTCGGAGTAGTCGGGGCGCGGCGGCTGCAGCGGCTGGTCGGAGTACTCCCCGCCGAGGCGTCCGCCGTAGGGGCGCCCGTGATCGGCGAACTCGTCTCGCGCGTACACCAGGGTCCACGGGCCGACCGTGAAGCGGGCGCCGGTGCGCAGGGTCTGGCTGCGCTCGCCGGGGTGGGTCGCGTCGGCATCCGGGTTCGAGTTCATCTCGCCCTCGCCGTGCAGCTCGAGCACGTACTCGTCACGGTCGTCGTGGGTGATGGTGGCGTGCACGGGGTCGGCGTCGGCGAGGCGCAGGTCGGCGTCGGCGGCCGAGCCGATGCGTACGACGTCGGACTCCAGCGCGAACTCCGACCGCTCGTCGTCGCGGGTCACGCGGAGGCGAGGATTCCCCGCGCCGAACTCGGCGTGCGTGGTGGTGGGCGCGTAGCCCTCGTCGGAGCGGTCGTCGATGTGCCGTGCGTTCATGGTCTTGGCCTCCTCGGGTCGAGAATTCGACCCTACGCGGTGCGCCCGTCGCTGTCAGGGGGTTGACTTCCGTCGGCGTGGTCTCCCGCCGCTCCACCCGCGGCCGTGAGCTCTGCCGCGGGTACCAGATCCTCGCCCAGGAGCGTGATGCCCCCGCTGCTGTTCGCGGAGTTCGCCATCGCCGTGATCCAGTCCGCGCGCAGGTCGACCGGCTC is a window from the Microbacterium sp. LWO14-1.2 genome containing:
- a CDS encoding CinA family protein, translated to MSAVDEALQRLGELAAERGLRVAVVESLTSGRLASTVGAAEGAGDWFAGGVVAYLTDVKERVLGLTPGTDPVSATCAEQLADGARQLFDADLSISTTGVGGPGPDGGHPAGTVYLGWATPDGIGHRMLALTGEPEEILDETVETAVRLLAFHAEGLRAAGPRRGVAVE
- a CDS encoding DUF6766 family protein, with amino-acid sequence MRRAIRDNGLSLFFLALFLLALLGQSVAGYLRNDGELTDHGMPRIGFVEFVTSSDFLVDVAENWQSEFLQFFLFIAATIWLVQRGSPESKRPGDEGPGSDADQLVGDHARPDSPRWASLGGLRTVLYGNSLLIVMGAVFVLSWFAQSLAGTVVMNSENAMHGAPSVTWLDYVVSSDFWDRTLQNWQSEFLAVGTMVAFSIYLRQRGSAESKPVGEPDQASSTESE
- a CDS encoding FHA domain-containing protein, producing MNARHIDDRSDEGYAPTTTHAEFGAGNPRLRVTRDDERSEFALESDVVRIGSAADADLRLADADPVHATITHDDRDEYVLELHGEGEMNSNPDADATHPGERSQTLRTGARFTVGPWTLVYARDEFADHGRPYGGRLGGEYSDQPLQPPRPDYSDEATIESEAPTHEDSADQV